The following are from one region of the Salicibibacter kimchii genome:
- a CDS encoding toxic anion resistance protein, giving the protein MSEEKNQENEEIETQLPEDEQTKAEEAARGYMEKFRESDDATTLVNELGNLGEYEQKQAGESLEALKRPVGEMLEQKNNELPDRLYDLREKVSSLEPEHLREGRLQKALNKLIRRDPVEQYAKKYKTVEGQVENIIESLLAGKDKLQADNLMLDQLRETANARIQNLEQQIETGKQLNEMLEAEMTAEEWRDNPVPLQKGQQKVITRVQNMSQAIMVLQQSLASVDLIKENNEKLEEAIFNAITMTKNVITVTASIQLALGNQKNVIDAVQNVNQATEDMILSNAKTLRSNTEETLKTLEEPAVAIESFREAYEDVQAAIDLTEQSNERIVKSGKAFIDELEKLNEDVRKKLPEQ; this is encoded by the coding sequence ATGTCCGAAGAAAAAAATCAGGAAAATGAAGAAATAGAAACACAGCTCCCTGAAGATGAACAGACAAAAGCAGAGGAAGCTGCCAGAGGGTATATGGAAAAATTTAGAGAAAGCGACGATGCCACTACTCTCGTAAACGAACTTGGCAACCTGGGAGAATACGAACAAAAACAAGCCGGCGAATCGCTGGAAGCATTGAAACGGCCGGTCGGCGAAATGTTGGAACAAAAAAACAATGAACTCCCGGATCGTTTATACGACTTGCGTGAAAAAGTGTCCAGCCTGGAACCCGAACATTTAAGAGAAGGCCGCTTGCAAAAAGCATTAAACAAGTTGATCCGCCGAGATCCGGTGGAACAATATGCGAAAAAATATAAAACGGTTGAAGGCCAAGTGGAAAACATTATCGAGTCCCTCCTCGCCGGAAAGGATAAACTGCAGGCCGACAATCTTATGCTGGATCAATTGCGCGAGACCGCAAACGCGCGGATTCAAAATCTCGAACAACAAATCGAAACGGGCAAACAATTAAATGAAATGCTGGAAGCGGAAATGACGGCCGAAGAATGGCGAGACAACCCCGTCCCCTTGCAAAAAGGACAGCAAAAAGTCATCACCCGCGTCCAGAACATGTCCCAGGCGATCATGGTATTACAACAATCGCTCGCTTCCGTCGACCTGATCAAAGAAAACAATGAAAAGCTAGAGGAAGCGATTTTTAACGCGATTACGATGACGAAAAACGTCATCACCGTGACCGCTTCCATTCAACTCGCCCTCGGCAATCAAAAAAATGTCATTGATGCCGTTCAAAATGTGAATCAAGCGACCGAAGACATGATTTTAAGCAACGCGAAAACGTTGCGAAGCAATACGGAAGAAACGTTAAAAACCCTTGAAGAACCCGCCGTCGCCATTGAATCGTTCCGAGAGGCTTACGAAGACGTACAAGCGGCGATTGATCTCACCGAACAGTCTAATGAACGCATTGTAAAATCAGGAAAAGCATTTATTGACGAACTAGAAAAATTAAACGAAGACGTGCGGAAGAAACTACCTGAACAGTAA